The stretch of DNA CAAGTGACTGCGGAGACAGGAACCATACGAAATAGTCAACTGTACTCTGGTTGTTTCCCGTCTTAACCGCTATTGAAACAAGTCCGCCGATAGCAAAAAAAGATCCGAGTATGGATACGAACCTGAGCAGCATGGATTTTCCGGAAATATAAGTATAGAATGAAAATACAGTAGCCTGTATTATCACCGTAATAAGCGTGACCGCAGCAAGATATTCCCTGCTGTAAACGTACATGCAGCTTGCCACGATGGAAACGCAGAGAATGAGAGGGACAATGTTTTTTAGTATGCCTTCCCTGTAAAATCTGATCAATTATCCCACCTCCGTCAGACAGTCCTTGTCAGCATCCAGTTGTCGTTAAGAAGCCACAGCTCAGGCACCGGAATGCATTCGTCAGTGTAAAGATCTTCAGGAATGATGAACTTGACATAGTTCCCGCTGAGCACGGCGTTTTCAGCCGCTTTTGCTGTTGATTCACAGATTTCGGGCGTACAGATTATATTCATGTCCGAGGATTTGGAATCGGCGGGAGATGAAAGATCCGGGATCATCTTTCCCGGAGTCAGGTCCTTTATCATTCCGCAGGCGATCCTTTCAACGTCATCATGTGTCAGGACATCTTCCGTGATCATTTCTTCATGTCCGGGATAAATAAAACTGCATTCTATGCCGTTTCGCACACACATATCAAGTATGGAAAGTGCACCTTCAGTTACCATCGCTGTATGTTCGATCGCGGAACGTCTGCCTGAATCAGTTTCCGGAGCGCTGATATCAAGTATTATTTTCGGCAGCGTCATTCCGGCACTTTCGTCCATGCGGACATAAAGCTCGTTCTTTTTTGAAGAAAGCTTCCAGTTTACTTTTTTCAGTGAATCTCCCGGAACATAGTTTCTGTATCCGTATCCCGGAAACGCAGCTCTGCCGTAGACTGCCGCCGTTTCCGTTTCGTCGTCATCATTGTCAGGAAGAGTATCGGAAATACTTCTGAGAATTCCTGCACAGTCATTTATTTCGTGTATTTCAGGAATGATGTCTATTTCGTGTTCGATCTGAGGTACACGGATCCTGAAACGGAAAATTCCGAGGTAGTCTGTAATATAAATGTGTCCTATTTTAACACCTGCTTTTCCGCAGACTTCCGGAAAAACGCTGATATCTATTGTAAGGTCCCTGTTTTCAGACATTGAAAAGCGGTAAACATCATATTCAGTTTTTCTGAAATGTTCTGTCGCCCTGAATTCAAAGCTGATAACAGGAAGCGGAATTATCGTGTCTTTGGTTACAAGCACCTTTATCGTACAGTTTTTGTTTTTCGGTACCAGATCATTCGTACTGTCAACTCTTATCTGGACCTTTTTCCTTGCAAAAAGTGTAAGAAACACTGAGACAAGCGGTACAACTACAAGGAAAACCGCCATTATTCCGCCGGCATTACGGTCAAAGAGTATCATGTAGCTGCAGGCAGAAAGTAAAACTATAACATATGAAAATACTGCTTTCATTAAAAAGCGTCACCTCCGCCCTTACTTCACGGCATCGGCAGGGACAGCAGTTATTTCCAGTATTCTTTTTATAAATTCATCTGATGTTCCGTATTTCGTACGTCCCTTTACTGAAAGTATGACCCTGAGTGAAAGAACACATCCGGCGATATATTTTACATCATCAGGAGTAACATAATCTCTTCCGTTTATAAAGGCTATTGCCTTCGAAGCCTTGTAAAGCGTTATACTGCCTCGCGGACTTACTCCGAGAGTCACCATTTCACTGTCGCGTGTCGAGCGTACAATATCGGTTATGTACTTTTTCACTGAAGGGATAACACGGACGTTCATTACCTGTTTCTGCAGATCTGCTATATCTTCAAGAGTAATGACTGCACGTTCAACGTTATCGACAGGATTGCCGAATTCCGTTCTTTCGATTATCCTGATCTCTTCCTCGGCAGTAGGATAACCCATGCTGATCTTCATGAAGAAACGGTCCATCTGTGCTTCAGGAAGATGATATGTTCCGTAGGTCTCCACCGGATTCTGAGTAGCCATTACCATGAACGGTACCGGAAGAGCATGTGTTTTTCCGTCAAGGCTTATCTGTCCTTCCTCCATTATTTCAAGAAGGCTTGACTGGGATTTCGGCGAAGCACGGTTGATCTCATCCGCCAGAAGAAAATTGCACATCGCAGCTCCCGGTCTGTATTCAAGTTCGCCTGTTTTCTGATTTATCATTGAAAATCCGATTATATCGGACGGCATGATATCCGGTGTCATCTGTACACGGTTGAATTTTCCATCGAGAGATTTGGCCATCGAGGAAATAAGCTGTGTCTTTCCCACACCCGGAACGTCTTCGATAAGGATATGACCCCCGCACAGAAGAGCCGCTATTACCTTTATAATAACGTCTTCCTTTCCAACGATAGACTTTTCGATATTGTCCTTGAGGATCCTGATTTTTTCGTTCATCTAAACCACCTGTTTTTCTGTATTGATAATTTCCTTTTATATAGACTATATTATAACAATTTTCTATGATTTTTTCAATAGCTTTTTATGAAATACTGATCAATAAGGGAATCCTGCTTCTTCCTTACGGCATGATCAGCAGATGAACGTATCAGCGTTTTTGCGTCTCTGGCAAATCACAGAAAAAAGAGAGGCAGTAAAACTTTCCCAAAAAGCAGATCAGCATATCCGGACCCACGTATTTACGTGAGCAGGATATGCTGATCATGTTGTATTCAGAACTTTTTATCAGTCTGTTTTTTAATGCAGCACCGGCATGTGCTGCCCTGAATTCTGTCGTCTGACGTTTATCAGTATTTTATCTTGAAAGGATCATATCTCTTCAGAGAAGCGTCGTTGAATGTAACACCGTATGAGTCAGCCCACTCGGAAGCCATATTGCTGAATTCATCCTTGAACATTTCCATAAGAGTTGATGTTCTCTTTTCACCTTCGAAATAGTCTTCTCTTTCAACTACATCAAGACGCTGAACAAGATAGAGTCCGTTGTTCTCTGTATCTTCAACTATTACAGCAGGTCCGCCTACAACGCAGTCATTGAAAGCTGCCTTGTTTACAGCCTCTGACGGATTGTAGCCGTCCTCTTCAGAGCCCTTCTTAAGAACATATTCATTCTGATAAGGATCAGTTTCTTCAGCTTCTTCTGTTTTTTCTTCTGAAGCTTCTTCAGTAACAGCCGGTTCGCCGTTTTCATCTGTTACGGCTGATGTAACTGCTGCATCTTCATCTTCGGAAGCTGCTTCAGTAGTTTCTGAAGATGTCTCTTCTTCTGAAGTTTCAGCTGATGTTACTTCACCTTCGCTGCCTTCAGCTGTTTCATCTGATGTTTCTGTAACAGCTGCTTCGTCTTCTGAAACTGCTGTTGTCACAGCACTTTCTTCTGCAGATGTAACATCACCGGTAGTTTCTGCCTCTGTGCCTGTAACTGCTTCAGCAGCTGCTGCCTCGCCCGTAACTTCAGCTGTTTCAGCTGCAGCCTCTTCTGCCTTCTTAGCCTTGTAATCGTCGTATTCCTTTATGAGGTCATCGAAGTTT from Ruminococcus sp. HUN007 encodes:
- a CDS encoding DUF58 domain-containing protein — translated: MKAVFSYVIVLLSACSYMILFDRNAGGIMAVFLVVVPLVSVFLTLFARKKVQIRVDSTNDLVPKNKNCTIKVLVTKDTIIPLPVISFEFRATEHFRKTEYDVYRFSMSENRDLTIDISVFPEVCGKAGVKIGHIYITDYLGIFRFRIRVPQIEHEIDIIPEIHEINDCAGILRSISDTLPDNDDDETETAAVYGRAAFPGYGYRNYVPGDSLKKVNWKLSSKKNELYVRMDESAGMTLPKIILDISAPETDSGRRSAIEHTAMVTEGALSILDMCVRNGIECSFIYPGHEEMITEDVLTHDDVERIACGMIKDLTPGKMIPDLSSPADSKSSDMNIICTPEICESTAKAAENAVLSGNYVKFIIPEDLYTDECIPVPELWLLNDNWMLTRTV
- a CDS encoding MoxR family ATPase; translation: MNEKIRILKDNIEKSIVGKEDVIIKVIAALLCGGHILIEDVPGVGKTQLISSMAKSLDGKFNRVQMTPDIMPSDIIGFSMINQKTGELEYRPGAAMCNFLLADEINRASPKSQSSLLEIMEEGQISLDGKTHALPVPFMVMATQNPVETYGTYHLPEAQMDRFFMKISMGYPTAEEEIRIIERTEFGNPVDNVERAVITLEDIADLQKQVMNVRVIPSVKKYITDIVRSTRDSEMVTLGVSPRGSITLYKASKAIAFINGRDYVTPDDVKYIAGCVLSLRVILSVKGRTKYGTSDEFIKRILEITAVPADAVK